One window of the bacterium genome contains the following:
- a CDS encoding molybdopterin-dependent oxidoreductase: MSDAVSRGMSRRKFMVGTGVGAAAVGLGLCHLRQREGSELPMGPAPEPRSPVDVVQYGDYTDVWRERWTWDRVAKGTHTRANCIAACSWDVFVKDGIAWREEQHAVYEAPRDDVPDGNPRGCQKGACYTDLQLASSRVVHPLKRVGPRGQGKWKRISWDQALDEISDKLIDAAIDQGTESIIYDHGTTNAGYGPETAGEIRFTEAVGATILDSWSGVGDMPMGAVQTWGMYNCEGTSDDWFRSDYIVVWVGNPAYTRIPEIHFMHEARYKGAKLVVIAPDYNATSVHADLWINPKPETDAALGLAAAQVIVAEDRYNEEYVREQTDLPLLIRRDDGRFLRHADLEKGGDDSRFYVWDEAKGKLAVAPGCAGDGEGGRSLALGKLRPALAGSFKVRLADGQEVEVRPVFEQLRERLAEYTPDKAAEITGLPPALIQRFARDLADAPTAMIFASWGACKHHHSDLFQRAMILLMALTGNQGKPGGGLRVAAWWGLDGLDRMGGAPPGILDIVKILPKAIRGLTPRDYEDIFTEYSEKAPNTPLMPFLYVHGGYREMWSRPDLADPALPRPFDDYVRQSIDQGWTRIHPPEDREPRALIFTGSNPLRRWPAPQHALKHLWPKLDLTVAVNFRMSTTARFADYVLPAAAYYEKHGIKYAQTYLPYIVVSDKATEPEGEAKSEWEIFGLLSERVAARATERGVKSVRGLHDRPHDLTQAYEVYTTDRHYDPHDPEDPIKLMDDIFKASPSVGGVRAKEALRLGAVPITGPARPTPIYATSSDFDPKDTHWPHRWFVEDKVAWPTLTGRQQFYLDHPWYMEAGEHLPVHKDPPSAGSPYPLRINGGHTRWSIHAIWRDHELMLRLQRGEPVCFLSPTDCEPRGIADSDGVRVFNDAGAFEANAKVAPGVQPGEVIIYHAWEPHQFKGWKGQQEPVEAPWKPIHMAGGYGHIHYRMFYGSPSHAPRGAPVEVERLPAGKEISTLPPSKASVHS, from the coding sequence ATGAGTGATGCAGTTTCCCGAGGGATGTCGAGGCGGAAGTTCATGGTGGGGACCGGAGTCGGCGCGGCAGCCGTGGGTCTTGGCCTTTGTCATTTGCGTCAGCGAGAGGGCAGCGAACTACCGATGGGCCCTGCGCCCGAGCCGAGGTCGCCCGTCGATGTCGTTCAGTACGGCGACTACACCGATGTCTGGCGCGAGCGTTGGACCTGGGACCGCGTTGCCAAGGGGACCCATACTCGGGCCAACTGCATCGCCGCGTGCTCGTGGGATGTGTTCGTCAAGGACGGAATTGCGTGGCGCGAGGAGCAGCATGCTGTCTATGAGGCGCCGCGCGACGACGTGCCCGACGGCAATCCCCGCGGTTGCCAGAAGGGCGCCTGCTACACGGATCTGCAACTGGCCAGTTCCCGCGTGGTCCATCCGCTCAAACGGGTCGGGCCGCGCGGGCAGGGCAAGTGGAAACGGATCTCCTGGGATCAGGCCCTGGACGAGATTTCGGACAAGTTGATCGATGCGGCGATCGACCAGGGCACCGAGTCGATCATCTACGACCACGGCACCACCAACGCGGGCTACGGCCCGGAGACTGCCGGTGAGATTCGCTTCACCGAGGCGGTCGGTGCCACGATTCTGGACTCCTGGTCCGGTGTGGGTGACATGCCCATGGGCGCGGTGCAGACCTGGGGAATGTACAACTGCGAGGGAACCTCGGACGATTGGTTCCGCTCCGACTACATCGTGGTCTGGGTGGGGAACCCGGCCTACACGCGTATCCCCGAGATCCACTTCATGCACGAGGCGCGCTACAAGGGCGCCAAGCTCGTGGTGATCGCGCCGGACTACAACGCGACCAGTGTGCACGCGGACCTGTGGATCAACCCGAAGCCCGAGACGGATGCTGCGCTCGGCCTCGCGGCGGCGCAGGTCATCGTTGCGGAGGACCGATACAACGAGGAGTACGTACGTGAGCAGACGGATCTCCCGTTGCTCATTCGGCGGGACGATGGGCGCTTCCTGCGTCACGCGGACCTCGAGAAGGGTGGCGACGACAGCCGCTTCTACGTCTGGGACGAAGCCAAGGGCAAACTGGCCGTGGCTCCGGGTTGTGCCGGCGACGGGGAAGGAGGGCGCTCGCTGGCGCTCGGCAAGTTGCGTCCGGCGCTGGCAGGGAGCTTCAAGGTTCGCCTGGCTGATGGACAAGAGGTGGAGGTGCGGCCGGTCTTCGAGCAACTTCGAGAACGGTTGGCCGAATACACGCCGGACAAAGCGGCCGAGATCACCGGGCTCCCGCCCGCGTTGATCCAACGCTTCGCGCGAGATCTGGCAGATGCTCCGACCGCGATGATCTTCGCATCGTGGGGTGCCTGCAAGCATCACCACAGCGATCTCTTCCAGCGGGCGATGATCCTGCTCATGGCGCTCACGGGAAACCAGGGAAAGCCCGGCGGCGGCCTGCGGGTGGCGGCTTGGTGGGGCCTGGATGGACTCGATCGCATGGGCGGGGCGCCTCCGGGAATCCTGGACATCGTGAAGATCCTGCCGAAAGCCATTCGTGGACTCACCCCGCGTGACTACGAGGACATCTTCACCGAGTACAGCGAGAAGGCACCCAATACTCCGCTGATGCCGTTCCTCTACGTCCACGGCGGCTACCGCGAGATGTGGTCGCGCCCGGATCTCGCCGACCCCGCGCTGCCCCGGCCCTTCGACGACTACGTGCGCCAGTCGATCGACCAGGGCTGGACCCGGATCCATCCGCCGGAGGACCGGGAGCCGCGCGCGCTGATCTTCACCGGCTCGAACCCGTTGCGGCGCTGGCCTGCGCCGCAGCATGCGCTCAAACATCTGTGGCCGAAGCTCGATCTCACGGTGGCCGTGAACTTCAGGATGAGCACGACCGCTCGCTTCGCCGACTATGTGCTGCCTGCAGCCGCTTACTATGAGAAGCATGGCATCAAGTACGCCCAGACGTATCTGCCCTACATCGTGGTCTCCGACAAGGCCACCGAGCCCGAGGGCGAAGCCAAGTCTGAGTGGGAGATCTTTGGTCTTCTTTCCGAGCGCGTGGCTGCCCGTGCGACCGAACGCGGGGTGAAGAGCGTCCGTGGACTCCACGATCGTCCTCACGATCTCACCCAGGCCTACGAGGTCTACACCACCGATCGGCACTACGATCCCCATGATCCCGAAGATCCGATCAAGCTGATGGACGATATCTTCAAGGCGAGCCCGAGCGTCGGAGGCGTCCGTGCGAAGGAGGCACTACGTCTGGGCGCGGTCCCGATCACCGGGCCCGCACGGCCCACACCGATCTATGCGACGAGCAGCGACTTCGACCCGAAGGACACCCACTGGCCCCACCGCTGGTTCGTCGAGGACAAGGTGGCCTGGCCTACGCTGACCGGGCGCCAGCAGTTCTATCTGGATCACCCCTGGTACATGGAGGCCGGTGAGCACCTGCCCGTTCACAAGGATCCGCCGAGTGCGGGAAGCCCCTACCCGCTGCGCATCAACGGGGGCCATACCCGCTGGAGCATTCACGCGATCTGGCGGGATCACGAGTTGATGCTGCGCCTCCAGCGAGGGGAGCCGGTCTGCTTCCTGAGTCCCACGGATTGCGAGCCGCGCGGAATCGCCGACAGTGACGGGGTGCGGGTGTTCAATGATGCAGGCGCCTTCGAGGCCAACGCCAAGGTGGCGCCCGGGGTGCAGCCGGGCGAGGTGATCATCTACCACGCCTGGGAACCCCATCAGTTCAAGGGCTGGAAAGGCCAACAGGAACCGGTCGAGGCTCCCTGGAAGCCGATCCACATGGCAGGGGGATACGGGCACATCCACTATCGGATGTTCTACGGTTCTCCAAGTCACGCGCCACGCGGAGCGCCCGTTGAGGTGGAGCGGCTTCCCGCCGGGAAAGAGATAAGTACGCTGCCGCCGTCCAAGGCGTCGGTGCATTCGTGA